One genomic window of Streptomyces sp. WP-1 includes the following:
- the uvrA gene encoding excinuclease ABC subunit UvrA has protein sequence MADRLIVRGAREHNLKNVSLDLPRDSLIVFTGLSGSGKSSLAFDTIFAEGQRRYVESLSSYARQFLGQMDKPDVDFIEGLSPAVSIDQKSTSRNPRSTVGTITEVYDYLRLLFARIGKPHCPECGRPISRQSPGAIVDKVLELPEGSRFQVLSPLVRERKGEFVDLFSDLQTKGYSRARVDGQTVQLSEPPTLKKQEKHTIEVVVDRLTVKDSAKRRLTDSVETALGLSGGMVVLDFVDLPEDDPERERMYSEHLYCPYDDLSFEELEPRSFSFNSPFGACPECTGIGTRMEVDAELIVPDPDKSLDEGAIHPWSHGHTKDYFSRLIGALADALGFRTDIPFAGLPQRAKKALLHGHKTQIEVRYRNRYGRERVYTTPFEGAVPFVKRRHSEAESDASRERFEGYMREVPCPSCEGTRLKPIVLAVSVMGKSIAEVSAMSISDCAEFLGELKLSARDKKIAERVLKEVNERLRFLVDVGLDYLSLNRAAGTLSGGEAQRIRLATQIGSGLVGVLYVLDEPSIGLHQRDNHRLIETLVRLRDMGNTLIVVEHDEDTIKVADWVVDIGPGAGEHGGKVVHSGSLKELLANAESQTGAYLSGRKAIPLPEVRRPRDPSRQLTVHGARENNLQDIDVSFPLGVFTAVTGVSGSGKSTLVNDILYTHLARELNGARTVPGRHTRVAGDDLVDKVVHVDQSPIGRTPRSNPATYTGVFDHVRRLFAETTEAKVRGYQPGRFSFNVKGGRCENCAGDGTIKIEMNFLPDVYVPCEVCHGARYNRETLEVHYKGKSIAEVLNMPIEEAMHFFEAVPAISRHLKTLHDVGLGYVRLGQSATTLSGGEAQRVKLASELQKRSTGRTVYVLDEPTTGLHFEDISKLLKVLGGLVDKGNTVIVIEHNLDVIKTADWLVDMGPEGGAGGGLVVAEGTPEEVAGVPASHTGKFLREILGADRVSDAEPVKAPRATRKTAAARTPAKKAVTAKADNTATKKAAAATKKTATKKTAATKTATKKAAPARKTTRASKA, from the coding sequence GTGGCCGACCGTCTCATCGTCCGTGGCGCGCGCGAGCACAACCTGAAGAATGTCTCGCTCGACCTGCCTCGTGACTCGCTCATCGTCTTCACGGGCCTTTCGGGGTCGGGCAAGTCCTCCCTGGCCTTCGACACGATCTTCGCCGAGGGCCAGCGGCGCTACGTGGAGTCGCTTTCCTCGTACGCACGGCAGTTCCTCGGACAGATGGACAAGCCGGACGTCGACTTCATCGAGGGCCTGTCCCCGGCGGTCTCCATCGACCAGAAGTCGACCTCGCGCAACCCCCGCTCGACTGTCGGCACCATCACCGAGGTCTACGACTACCTGCGTCTGCTCTTCGCGCGCATCGGCAAGCCGCACTGCCCCGAGTGCGGCCGCCCGATCTCGCGCCAGTCGCCGGGGGCCATCGTGGACAAGGTCCTGGAGCTGCCGGAGGGGAGCCGCTTCCAGGTGCTCTCGCCGCTGGTGCGCGAGCGCAAGGGCGAGTTCGTCGATCTCTTCTCCGACCTCCAGACCAAGGGCTACTCCCGTGCGCGGGTGGACGGCCAGACCGTCCAGCTGTCCGAACCGCCGACCCTGAAGAAACAGGAGAAGCACACCATCGAGGTGGTCGTGGACCGCCTCACGGTGAAGGACTCCGCCAAGCGCCGCCTCACCGACTCCGTGGAGACCGCCCTCGGCCTGTCCGGCGGCATGGTCGTGCTCGACTTCGTGGACCTCCCCGAGGACGACCCCGAGCGCGAGCGCATGTACTCGGAGCACCTGTACTGCCCGTACGACGACCTGTCCTTCGAGGAGCTGGAGCCGCGCTCCTTCTCCTTCAACTCGCCCTTCGGCGCGTGCCCCGAGTGCACCGGCATCGGCACCCGTATGGAGGTCGACGCCGAGCTGATCGTCCCGGACCCCGACAAGTCCCTGGACGAAGGCGCCATCCACCCCTGGTCGCACGGACACACCAAGGACTACTTCAGCCGCCTGATCGGCGCCCTCGCGGACGCGCTCGGCTTCCGCACGGACATCCCCTTCGCCGGCCTGCCCCAGCGCGCCAAGAAGGCCCTGCTCCACGGCCACAAGACCCAGATCGAGGTGCGCTACCGCAACCGGTACGGCCGCGAGCGGGTCTACACCACCCCCTTCGAGGGCGCGGTGCCCTTCGTCAAGCGCCGGCACAGCGAGGCCGAGAGCGACGCCAGCCGCGAGCGCTTCGAGGGCTACATGCGCGAGGTGCCCTGCCCCTCCTGCGAGGGCACCCGCCTGAAGCCGATCGTCCTCGCCGTCAGCGTCATGGGGAAGTCGATCGCCGAGGTCTCGGCGATGTCCATCAGCGACTGCGCGGAGTTCCTGGGCGAGCTGAAGCTGAGCGCCCGCGACAAGAAGATCGCCGAACGCGTGCTGAAGGAGGTCAACGAGCGGCTGCGCTTCCTGGTCGACGTCGGCCTGGACTACCTCTCGCTCAACCGCGCGGCCGGCACCCTGTCCGGCGGCGAGGCCCAGCGCATCCGCCTGGCCACCCAGATCGGCTCCGGCCTGGTCGGCGTCCTGTACGTGCTCGACGAGCCCTCCATCGGTCTGCACCAGCGCGACAACCACCGGCTGATCGAGACCCTGGTCAGGCTGCGCGACATGGGCAACACGCTCATCGTCGTGGAGCACGACGAGGACACCATCAAGGTCGCCGACTGGGTGGTCGACATCGGCCCCGGCGCCGGTGAGCACGGCGGCAAGGTGGTGCACAGCGGCTCCCTGAAGGAACTGCTCGCCAACGCCGAGTCGCAGACCGGCGCCTACCTCTCCGGTCGCAAGGCGATCCCGCTGCCGGAGGTCCGGCGCCCCCGCGACCCCTCGCGCCAGCTCACCGTGCACGGCGCCCGTGAGAACAACCTCCAGGACATCGACGTGTCCTTCCCGCTGGGCGTGTTCACGGCCGTCACGGGCGTGTCGGGATCCGGCAAGTCCACCCTGGTCAACGACATCCTGTACACCCACCTGGCGCGCGAGCTGAACGGCGCGCGCACCGTCCCCGGCCGCCACACGCGCGTGGCGGGCGACGACCTGGTGGACAAGGTCGTCCATGTCGACCAGTCGCCGATCGGCCGCACCCCGCGGTCCAACCCGGCGACGTACACCGGTGTCTTCGACCACGTCCGCCGCCTGTTCGCCGAGACCACCGAGGCCAAGGTCCGCGGCTACCAGCCCGGGCGCTTCTCCTTCAACGTCAAGGGCGGCCGCTGCGAGAACTGCGCGGGCGACGGCACCATCAAGATCGAGATGAACTTCCTCCCGGACGTCTACGTCCCGTGCGAGGTCTGCCACGGCGCCCGGTACAACCGGGAGACCCTGGAGGTCCACTACAAGGGCAAGTCCATCGCCGAGGTGCTGAACATGCCGATCGAGGAGGCCATGCACTTCTTCGAGGCGGTCCCGGCGATCTCGCGCCACCTGAAGACGCTGCACGACGTCGGCCTCGGCTATGTGCGCCTCGGCCAGTCGGCCACCACGCTCTCCGGCGGCGAGGCGCAGCGCGTCAAGCTCGCCAGCGAACTCCAGAAGCGCTCCACCGGACGCACGGTCTACGTGCTGGACGAGCCCACCACCGGTCTGCACTTCGAGGACATCAGCAAGCTGCTGAAGGTGCTCGGTGGCCTGGTCGACAAGGGCAACACGGTCATCGTCATCGAGCACAACCTCGATGTGATCAAGACCGCCGACTGGCTCGTGGACATGGGCCCGGAGGGCGGCGCCGGCGGTGGCCTGGTGGTCGCCGAGGGCACGCCCGAGGAGGTCGCCGGGGTCCCGGCCAGCCACACCGGCAAGTTCCTGCGCGAGATCCTCGGCGCCGACCGGGTCAGCGACGCGGAGCCCGTGAAGGCACCGCGCGCCACCAGGAAGACGGCCGCGGCCAGGACGCCGGCCAAGAAGGCGGTGACGGCCAAGGCCGACAACACGGCGACCAAGAAGGCCGCAGCGGCCACGAAGAAGACCGCCACGAAGAAGACGGCCGCGACGAAGACCGCCACGAAGAAGGCGGCGCCCGCGAGGAAGACGACACGGGCGAGCAAAGCCTGA
- a CDS encoding carbohydrate kinase has product MIVVAGEALIDLVPQGPGALAALKPAPGGGPYNTALALGRLGSPTAFCSRTSYDAFGEALLDGLRRAGVEVAGVQRGPEPTTLAVATIDGGGSASYSFHVEGTADRLFTAPASLPAGTRAVSFGTLSLVLEPGASAYEELMRGAARQGLFTALDPNIRAGLIPDADAYRARFASWLPSVALLKVSAEDAAWLGGTPRAWLAEGPSAVVVTRGGEGLTVYTRDGGECSVPGEKADVVDTIGAGDTVNAALLHGLSALDALSREALAALGTEGWTRLLRFAARAAAITCSRAGAEPPYADELGAV; this is encoded by the coding sequence GTGATCGTCGTCGCCGGTGAGGCACTGATCGACCTGGTACCGCAGGGCCCCGGTGCCCTCGCGGCCCTGAAACCGGCGCCCGGCGGCGGCCCGTACAACACCGCCCTGGCCCTCGGCCGGCTCGGTTCTCCCACCGCCTTCTGCTCCCGGACGTCGTACGACGCCTTCGGCGAGGCCCTGCTCGACGGGCTGCGGCGGGCCGGGGTGGAGGTGGCGGGCGTACAGCGCGGGCCGGAGCCGACGACCCTCGCGGTGGCCACGATCGACGGCGGCGGCTCCGCGTCGTACTCCTTCCATGTCGAAGGCACCGCCGACCGTCTCTTCACCGCGCCCGCCTCGCTCCCCGCGGGCACCCGCGCGGTGTCCTTCGGCACCCTGTCGCTCGTCCTGGAACCGGGGGCGAGCGCCTATGAGGAGCTGATGCGCGGGGCGGCCCGGCAGGGGCTGTTCACCGCGCTCGACCCGAACATCCGGGCGGGACTGATCCCGGACGCGGACGCCTACCGGGCGCGTTTCGCGAGCTGGCTGCCCTCGGTGGCGCTGCTGAAGGTGTCCGCGGAGGACGCGGCATGGCTGGGCGGGACGCCGCGCGCGTGGCTGGCCGAGGGGCCGTCGGCCGTGGTGGTGACCCGGGGCGGCGAGGGTCTGACCGTGTACACCCGGGACGGCGGGGAGTGTTCCGTACCCGGTGAGAAGGCCGACGTCGTGGACACCATCGGCGCCGGTGACACGGTGAACGCGGCGCTGCTGCACGGTCTGTCCGCCCTGGACGCGCTGTCGCGCGAGGCGCTGGCCGCCCTCGGGACGGAGGGCTGGACACGACTGCTGCGCTTCGCGGCGCGCGCGGCGGCGATCACCTGTTCACGGGCGGGGGCGGAGCCGCCGTACGCGGACGAGCTGGGTGCTGTGTGA
- a CDS encoding LacI family DNA-binding transcriptional regulator encodes MATMADVARSAGVSVATVSHVLNGTRPVSPGTRRAVLDAVDVLGYTPNTLARSLVTARTRSIGLAVSAISNPYFTEILQGVEAAALEAGYGLLLADPHDDPLHERKVAQLLHERRVDGMIVAPSARPGELVDYLGRHAVPTVFLDRLIDPPGSGEGTPPATGAPFFDQICAEGAEPTAHLVTHLAGLGHRRVGLIAGLPGLSTTRERVTGYLDGLAAAGLAHDDRLLVSGNSESAGAERAAAALLALPDPPTALVTANNAMTLGALRALRRHGLAVPGDIALCCFDDFPWADLFSPRLTAVAQPSRELGARAVRLLLERLAEPHRPSRTVRLPCAFVHRTSCGCPEEPERPGAAARTASSALSEIPPEPPSEKGTAS; translated from the coding sequence ATGGCCACCATGGCGGACGTCGCGCGGAGCGCCGGAGTCTCCGTGGCGACCGTCTCCCATGTCCTCAACGGCACCCGTCCGGTCTCGCCCGGCACCCGCCGGGCCGTCCTGGACGCCGTGGACGTCCTCGGCTACACCCCCAACACCCTGGCCCGCTCCCTGGTGACCGCGCGCACCCGCTCCATCGGGCTCGCGGTGTCGGCGATCAGCAATCCGTACTTCACCGAGATCCTCCAGGGCGTCGAGGCCGCCGCCCTGGAGGCCGGCTACGGGCTGCTCCTGGCCGATCCGCACGACGACCCTCTCCATGAGCGCAAGGTCGCGCAGCTCCTGCATGAGCGCCGGGTGGACGGCATGATCGTCGCCCCGTCCGCGCGGCCGGGCGAGCTGGTCGACTACCTCGGCCGTCATGCCGTACCGACCGTGTTCCTGGACCGGCTGATCGACCCGCCCGGATCCGGCGAGGGGACGCCCCCGGCCACGGGCGCTCCGTTCTTCGACCAGATCTGTGCGGAGGGCGCCGAGCCGACGGCCCACCTCGTCACCCATCTCGCCGGTCTGGGACACCGCCGGGTCGGCCTGATCGCCGGGCTGCCGGGGCTCAGCACGACCCGTGAGCGCGTCACCGGCTATCTGGACGGCCTCGCCGCCGCGGGCCTGGCGCACGACGACCGTCTCCTGGTGTCCGGCAACTCCGAGTCCGCCGGCGCCGAGCGGGCCGCCGCCGCCCTGCTCGCCCTCCCCGATCCGCCCACCGCGCTCGTCACCGCCAACAACGCGATGACCCTCGGCGCCCTGCGCGCCCTGCGCCGACACGGCCTGGCCGTGCCCGGCGACATCGCCCTGTGCTGTTTCGACGACTTCCCCTGGGCCGACCTCTTCTCGCCCCGGCTCACCGCCGTCGCCCAGCCCAGCAGGGAGCTGGGCGCCCGGGCCGTACGGCTGCTCCTGGAACGCCTGGCCGAGCCGCACCGGCCGTCCCGGACCGTGCGGCTGCCCTGTGCGTTCGTCCACCGCACGTCCTGCGGCTGCCCGGAGGAACCAGAGCGGCCCGGGGCAGCCGCGCGCACCGCGTCGTCCGCCCTGTCCGAGATCCCGCCCGAGCCCCCGTCCGAGAAGGGAACCGCCTCGTGA
- a CDS encoding Rieske (2Fe-2S) protein produces MPTRPSASRRTVLRGAAVVPVAGLGLAACSGPGDSGSAATPTAPVDLGAEGDVAKGGAKLYKDHNVVVSRDKSGTLKAYSTVCTHAGCPINKLQGTTLICPCHGSEFDAVTGKVVQSPATEPLTELSVKTENGRIVAGPAA; encoded by the coding sequence ATGCCCACGCGTCCTTCCGCGAGCCGTCGTACCGTTCTTCGAGGGGCCGCCGTGGTCCCGGTCGCCGGGCTCGGCCTGGCCGCGTGCTCCGGGCCGGGAGACAGCGGATCGGCCGCCACTCCGACCGCGCCGGTGGACCTCGGCGCGGAGGGCGACGTCGCCAAGGGCGGCGCCAAGCTCTACAAGGACCACAATGTGGTGGTCAGCCGGGACAAGAGCGGCACGCTGAAGGCGTACAGCACGGTCTGCACGCACGCCGGATGCCCGATCAACAAGCTCCAGGGCACGACCCTGATCTGCCCCTGCCACGGCAGCGAGTTCGACGCCGTGACCGGCAAGGTGGTCCAGTCGCCGGCCACCGAGCCGCTGACGGAGCTGTCGGTGAAGACGGAGAACGGCAGGATCGTGGCCGGCCCGGCCGCCTGA
- the uvrC gene encoding excinuclease ABC subunit UvrC, which yields MADPSSYRPRPGEIPDTPGVYRFRDEHRRVIYVGKAKSLRQRLANYFQDLANLHPRTRTMVTTAASVEWTVVSTEVEALQLEYSWIKEYDPRFNVKYRDDKSYPYLAVTMNEEFPRVQVMRGHKKKGVRYFGPYGHAWAIRDTVDLLLRVFPVRTCSAGVFKNAARTGRPCLLGYIGKCSAPCVGRISPEDHRDLADEFCDFMAGRTGTYLRRLEKQMTEAAEDMEYERAARLRDDIGALKKAMEKSAVVLADATDADLIAVAEDELEAAVQIFHVRGGRVRGQRGWVTDKVEEITTGALVEHALQQLYGEETGDAVPKEVLVPALPEPVEPVQEWLTGRRGSIVSLRIPQRGDKKALMETVQRNAQQALALHKTKRASDLTTRSRALEEIADALDLDSAPLRIECYDISHLQGDDVVASMVVFEDGLQRKGEYRRFQIKGFAGQDDVRSMHEVITRRFKRYLADKERTGEWADGEEPGTDGEAVLTDGGAAPAEAGITPSEETTAPANAEVPPTGEAPAPADAGATPTDAGTAPEDAPATPTGTAPPLTPVSAGNGAPASAGPGAPLSEGPGAPAAPEPGAPATPASGAPAATEPGAPATPASGAPAATEPGALATPASDVPADTASRAPAAPRSAPRPAVPLTPSGPDPLDDPLAVPLNGSLKDDDGRPRKFAYPPQLVVVDGGQPQVAAARRALDELGIDDIAVCGLAKRLEEVWLPGEDDPVVLPRTSEGLYLLQRVRDEAHRFAITYQRTKRAKRFRAGPLDDVPGLGETRKQALIKHFGSVKRLRSATIEQIQEVPGIGRKTAETIAAALAQAAPAAPAVNTATGEIMEDEEPETTAGPSGEPVTAGPSDERRGQET from the coding sequence ATGGCCGATCCCTCCAGCTACCGCCCCAGGCCGGGTGAGATCCCGGACACCCCCGGGGTGTACAGGTTCCGTGACGAGCACCGCCGGGTGATCTACGTCGGAAAGGCGAAAAGCCTCCGCCAGCGCCTGGCGAACTACTTCCAGGACCTGGCGAACCTGCACCCGCGCACCCGGACGATGGTGACCACCGCCGCGTCCGTGGAGTGGACCGTGGTGTCCACCGAGGTCGAGGCACTGCAGCTGGAGTACTCCTGGATCAAGGAGTACGACCCCCGGTTCAACGTCAAGTACCGCGACGACAAGAGCTACCCGTACCTCGCGGTGACGATGAACGAGGAGTTCCCGCGCGTCCAGGTGATGCGCGGTCACAAGAAGAAGGGCGTGCGGTACTTCGGGCCCTACGGACACGCCTGGGCCATCCGGGACACCGTCGACCTGCTGCTGCGGGTCTTCCCGGTGCGCACCTGCTCGGCGGGCGTGTTCAAGAACGCCGCCCGCACCGGCCGCCCCTGCCTGCTCGGCTACATCGGCAAGTGCTCCGCCCCCTGCGTCGGCCGGATCAGCCCCGAGGACCACCGGGACCTGGCCGACGAGTTCTGCGACTTCATGGCCGGCCGCACCGGCACCTACCTCCGCCGCCTGGAGAAGCAGATGACGGAGGCGGCCGAGGACATGGAGTACGAGCGGGCCGCCCGGCTGCGCGACGACATCGGGGCCCTGAAGAAGGCCATGGAGAAGAGCGCGGTCGTGCTCGCCGACGCGACCGACGCCGATCTCATCGCGGTCGCCGAGGACGAACTGGAGGCGGCCGTGCAGATCTTCCATGTGCGCGGCGGCCGGGTGCGCGGCCAGCGCGGCTGGGTGACCGACAAGGTCGAGGAGATCACGACCGGCGCCCTGGTCGAGCACGCCCTTCAGCAGCTGTACGGCGAGGAGACCGGGGACGCCGTGCCCAAGGAGGTGCTGGTCCCGGCGCTGCCCGAGCCGGTCGAGCCGGTCCAGGAGTGGCTGACCGGCCGCCGCGGGTCGATCGTGTCGCTGCGCATCCCGCAGCGCGGCGACAAGAAGGCGCTGATGGAGACCGTGCAGCGCAACGCCCAGCAGGCGCTCGCCCTGCACAAGACCAAGCGCGCCTCCGACCTCACCACCCGTTCGCGCGCCCTGGAGGAGATCGCCGACGCCCTCGACCTGGACAGCGCCCCGCTGCGCATCGAGTGCTACGACATCTCGCACCTCCAGGGGGACGACGTGGTCGCCTCCATGGTCGTCTTCGAGGACGGCCTCCAGCGCAAGGGCGAGTACCGCCGCTTCCAGATCAAGGGCTTCGCCGGCCAGGACGACGTCCGCTCCATGCACGAGGTGATCACCCGCCGCTTCAAGCGGTACCTCGCCGACAAGGAGCGGACGGGGGAGTGGGCCGACGGCGAGGAGCCGGGCACCGACGGCGAGGCCGTGCTCACGGACGGGGGAGCCGCGCCCGCCGAGGCCGGGATCACCCCGTCGGAGGAGACGACAGCCCCCGCGAACGCCGAGGTCCCGCCCACGGGCGAGGCCCCCGCGCCCGCCGACGCCGGGGCCACCCCCACCGACGCCGGCACCGCACCGGAAGACGCCCCGGCCACGCCCACCGGCACCGCGCCCCCACTGACTCCCGTCAGCGCAGGAAACGGGGCCCCCGCCAGCGCGGGACCCGGAGCCCCCCTCAGCGAGGGCCCCGGCGCCCCCGCCGCTCCGGAACCCGGCGCTCCGGCCACCCCGGCATCCGGAGCCCCCGCCGCCACGGAACCCGGCGCTCCGGCCACCCCGGCATCCGGAGCCCCCGCCGCCACGGAACCCGGCGCTCTGGCCACCCCGGCATCCGACGTCCCCGCCGACACGGCGTCCCGCGCCCCCGCCGCCCCGAGATCCGCCCCACGACCCGCCGTCCCCCTCACCCCCAGCGGCCCCGACCCGCTCGACGACCCCCTCGCCGTCCCTCTCAACGGTTCCCTCAAGGACGACGACGGTCGGCCCCGGAAGTTCGCCTATCCGCCCCAGCTGGTCGTGGTCGACGGTGGTCAGCCGCAGGTCGCGGCGGCCCGGCGGGCGCTGGACGAACTGGGGATCGACGACATCGCGGTGTGCGGCCTGGCCAAGCGGCTGGAGGAGGTCTGGCTGCCCGGCGAGGACGACCCCGTGGTGCTGCCCCGCACCAGCGAAGGTCTGTATCTGCTCCAGCGCGTCCGGGACGAGGCGCACCGGTTCGCGATCACCTACCAGCGCACCAAGCGCGCCAAGCGCTTCCGCGCCGGCCCCCTGGACGACGTCCCCGGCCTCGGCGAGACGAGGAAACAGGCGCTCATCAAGCATTTCGGCTCGGTGAAGCGGCTGCGGTCCGCCACAATCGAACAGATCCAGGAAGTGCCCGGGATAGGCCGCAAGACGGCCGAGACCATCGCCGCGGCCCTCGCCCAGGCGGCCCCGGCCGCACCCGCCGTGAACACGGCGACCGGAGAGATCATGGAAGACGAGGAACCCGAGACGACGGCGGGTCCCTCAGGGGAGCCCGTGACCGCGGGCCCCTCGGACGAACGACGGGGGCAGGAGACATGA
- the rapZ gene encoding RNase adapter RapZ — protein MSENDAQPTQRRDQAHPDPGGETAPRPTGPESGQDTGDDNGAQVSTGGEAPGVPEAAIPELVIISGMSGAGRSTAAKCLEDLGWFVVDNLPPALIPTMVELGARSQGNVARIAVVVDVRGRRFFDNLRESLADLEAKHVTRRIVFLESSDEALVRRFESVRRPHPLQGDGRIVDGIAAERELLRELRGDADLVIDTSSLNVHELRAKMDAQFAGEEEPELRATVMSFGFKYGLPVDADLVADMRFLPNPHWVPELRPFTGLNEEVAAYVFNQPGAKEFLDRYAELLRLIAAGYRREGKRYVTIAIGCTGGKHRSVAMSEKLAARLAAEGVETVVVHRDMGRE, from the coding sequence ATGAGCGAGAACGACGCACAGCCCACACAGCGCCGAGATCAGGCGCACCCGGACCCGGGCGGGGAGACCGCCCCCCGGCCCACCGGCCCTGAGAGCGGGCAGGACACGGGCGACGACAACGGAGCACAGGTGAGTACGGGCGGCGAGGCACCCGGGGTCCCCGAAGCGGCGATCCCCGAGCTGGTGATCATTTCCGGCATGTCCGGAGCGGGCCGCTCGACGGCCGCGAAGTGCCTGGAGGACCTCGGCTGGTTCGTCGTGGACAACCTGCCGCCCGCGCTCATCCCCACCATGGTCGAACTGGGCGCCCGCTCCCAGGGGAACGTGGCGCGGATCGCGGTCGTGGTGGACGTCCGAGGCCGGCGCTTTTTCGACAACCTGCGCGAGTCCCTGGCGGACCTGGAGGCCAAGCACGTCACCCGGCGGATCGTCTTCCTGGAGTCCTCCGACGAGGCCCTGGTACGCCGCTTCGAGTCGGTGCGCCGCCCGCACCCCCTCCAGGGCGACGGCCGCATCGTGGACGGCATCGCCGCCGAGCGGGAGCTGCTGCGCGAACTGCGCGGCGACGCCGACCTGGTGATCGACACCTCCAGCCTCAACGTGCACGAGCTGCGGGCCAAGATGGACGCCCAGTTCGCCGGCGAGGAGGAGCCCGAACTGCGGGCCACCGTGATGTCCTTCGGGTTCAAGTACGGCCTCCCGGTCGACGCCGACCTCGTCGCGGACATGCGGTTCCTGCCCAACCCGCACTGGGTCCCGGAGCTGCGCCCCTTCACGGGCCTCAACGAGGAGGTCGCCGCCTATGTCTTCAACCAGCCCGGCGCCAAGGAGTTCCTGGACCGCTACGCCGAGCTGCTGCGGCTGATCGCGGCCGGCTACCGGCGTGAGGGCAAGCGCTATGTGACCATCGCGATCGGCTGTACCGGGGGCAAGCACCGCTCGGTCGCGATGTCGGAGAAACTCGCCGCGCGCCTCGCGGCCGAGGGTGTGGAAACGGTGGTCGTACACCGGGACATGGGACGGGAATGA
- the yvcK gene encoding uridine diphosphate-N-acetylglucosamine-binding protein YvcK codes for MTERTPRLGRLRRMVPEARSGRSGETRAGRPVEARGGRPRRRGAQPKVVALGGGMGLSASLAALRRITGDLTAVVTVADDGGSSGRLRDELGVLPPGDLRKALAALCGDDDWGQTWSRVIQHRFQSQGDLHDHAVGNLLIVALWEQLGDHVQALDLVGKLLGAHGRVLPMSAVPLELQALVKGHDPEHPEAVDTVCGQATVALTPGEVQSVHLVPNDPPAVPEALAAVLDADWVVLGPGSWFSSVIPHLLVPELLDALTETKARKVLSLNLAPQPGETDGFSPQRHLEVLGRHAPKLALDVVLADEAAVPDRDSLTEAAKRLGAAVELAPVARTDGTPRHDPELLAAAYDRIFRMHGRIGPWR; via the coding sequence ATGACGGAACGTACACCGCGGCTGGGACGGCTGCGCCGGATGGTGCCCGAGGCGCGCTCCGGCCGCTCGGGCGAGACCCGCGCCGGCCGCCCGGTCGAGGCCCGCGGGGGCCGGCCCCGCCGCCGGGGCGCACAGCCCAAGGTCGTCGCGCTCGGCGGTGGCATGGGCCTGTCGGCCTCGCTGGCCGCGCTGCGCCGGATCACCGGCGATCTCACCGCCGTCGTCACCGTGGCCGACGACGGCGGCTCCAGCGGACGGCTGCGCGACGAGCTGGGCGTGCTGCCGCCCGGCGATCTGCGCAAGGCGCTGGCCGCGCTGTGCGGGGACGACGACTGGGGCCAGACCTGGTCCCGTGTCATCCAGCACCGCTTCCAGTCCCAGGGCGATCTGCACGACCACGCGGTGGGCAATCTGCTGATCGTCGCCCTGTGGGAGCAGCTCGGCGACCATGTCCAGGCGCTGGACCTGGTCGGCAAGCTGCTCGGCGCGCACGGACGGGTGCTGCCCATGTCCGCCGTGCCACTGGAGCTCCAGGCCCTGGTCAAGGGACATGATCCGGAGCACCCGGAGGCCGTGGACACGGTGTGCGGGCAGGCCACCGTGGCGCTGACGCCCGGCGAGGTGCAGTCCGTCCACCTGGTGCCGAACGACCCGCCGGCCGTCCCGGAGGCCCTCGCGGCGGTCCTGGACGCGGACTGGGTGGTGCTCGGCCCCGGGTCCTGGTTCTCCTCGGTGATCCCGCATCTCTTGGTGCCCGAGCTGCTGGACGCCCTGACCGAGACCAAGGCCCGCAAGGTCCTGTCCCTGAACCTCGCTCCGCAGCCGGGGGAAACAGACGGCTTCTCCCCGCAGCGTCATTTGGAGGTTTTGGGGCGACACGCCCCTAAACTCGCCCTGGACGTGGTGCTGGCCGACGAGGCCGCCGTGCCCGACCGCGATTCGCTCACCGAGGCCGCCAAGCGGCTGGGAGCCGCGGTCGAGCTGGCCCCGGTGGCCCGGACCGACGGAACACCCCGGCACGACCCGGAGCTGTTGGCCGCCGCGTACGACCGTATTTTTCGGATGCATGGAAGGATCGGCCCATGGCGATGA